From Bacillus sp. Bos-x628, the proteins below share one genomic window:
- a CDS encoding MarR family transcriptional regulator, translated as MTAFCSEEAEILYRLQCVNRMMGVKFEACTGVSQSRLELLSLLFQADEISQSDLQKKVNIDSAAVTRHLKQLETKGMVTRRRKPEDNRVTLVRLTEEGRARIASSKKEKERFISEMLENVSVEERKLLTNVLTRIQQNIDKIQTT; from the coding sequence TTGACTGCATTTTGCTCTGAAGAAGCAGAGATATTATATCGTTTGCAGTGTGTAAACCGTATGATGGGCGTGAAGTTCGAAGCATGCACGGGCGTCAGCCAATCAAGACTGGAGTTGCTATCGCTGTTATTTCAAGCAGATGAAATCAGCCAATCAGATTTGCAGAAAAAAGTAAATATTGATAGTGCGGCTGTGACTCGTCATTTGAAACAGCTTGAAACAAAAGGAATGGTTACACGCAGAAGAAAACCGGAGGATAACCGCGTAACGCTTGTTCGTCTTACAGAAGAAGGAAGAGCGAGAATCGCATCCTCTAAAAAAGAAAAAGAACGATTTATCTCAGAAATGCTTGAAAATGTAAGTGTTGAAGAACGAAAGCTTCTCACTAATGTGCTCACCCGTATACAGCAAAATATAGATAAGATTCAAACCACCTAA
- a CDS encoding nitroreductase family protein, with protein sequence MATTLKTNDFMDIMKGRRSIRNYDPSVKISKEEMTEILEEATTAPSSVNAQPWRFMVIDSPEGKEKLAPLAKFNQTQVTTSSAVIAVFVDMKNNEYLEEIYSKAVEHGYMPQEVKERQIAALTAHFDNLPEQVNRETILIDGGIVSMQLMLVARAHGYDTNPIGGYDKEVIAETFGWDKERYIPVMLISIGKAADEGYASYRLPIDRIAEWK encoded by the coding sequence ATGGCTACAACTTTAAAAACAAATGATTTTATGGATATTATGAAAGGGCGTCGTTCAATCCGTAACTACGACCCATCTGTGAAAATTAGCAAAGAAGAAATGACGGAGATCTTAGAAGAGGCAACAACTGCTCCATCATCAGTAAATGCACAACCATGGCGTTTCATGGTCATTGACAGCCCAGAAGGAAAAGAAAAGCTTGCACCACTTGCAAAATTCAACCAAACACAAGTAACAACTTCATCAGCAGTCATTGCTGTATTTGTAGACATGAAAAACAACGAATACTTAGAAGAAATTTATTCAAAAGCAGTAGAACATGGCTATATGCCGCAAGAAGTGAAAGAAAGACAAATTGCCGCATTAACTGCACATTTTGACAATCTTCCAGAGCAAGTGAATCGTGAAACCATTTTGATTGACGGTGGTATTGTGTCAATGCAGCTTATGCTTGTTGCTCGTGCTCATGGCTACGATACAAATCCAATTGGCGGTTATGACAAAGAAGTCATCGCTGAAACATTTGGCTGGGATAAAGAACGTTATATACCAGTGATGCTGATATCAATTGGTAAAGCAGCTGACGAAGGTTATGCGTCTTATCGGTTACCAATCGATCGTATTGCAGAGTGGAAATAA
- a CDS encoding NupC/NupG family nucleoside CNT transporter, with translation MKYVIGIIGLLVILAIAWLASNGRKKVKFRPVIVMIVLQFIFGYILLNTGVGNYLIGGFARGFNMLLGYAGEGINFVFGGLMNDKASTFFLNVLLPIVFISALIGILQHWRILPLIVRGIGYLLSKVNGMGKLESYNAVASAILGQSEVFISIKKQLGLLPKQRLYTLCASAMSTVSMSIVGAYMQMIKPEYVVTALVLNLFGGFIIASIINPYEVSKEEDMLVIVEEERQSFFEMLGEYIMDGFKVAIVVAAMLIGFVALIAMINGIFTAVIGISFQDLLGYVFAPFAFLVGVPWNEAVQAGSIMATKTVSNEFVAMLALSGDGLHFTARTEAIISVFLVSFANFSSIGIIAGAVKGLNEKQGNVVARFGLKLLFGATLVSFLTAGVVGLIY, from the coding sequence ATGAAATATGTAATTGGCATTATCGGTTTGCTGGTGATTCTGGCTATTGCATGGCTGGCGAGTAATGGGAGAAAGAAAGTCAAGTTCCGTCCAGTGATTGTAATGATTGTATTGCAATTCATTTTTGGTTATATCCTGCTTAATACAGGTGTTGGGAACTACCTAATCGGTGGCTTTGCTAGAGGTTTTAACATGCTTTTAGGCTATGCTGGTGAAGGAATTAACTTCGTATTTGGCGGTTTGATGAATGATAAAGCTTCAACTTTCTTCCTCAACGTATTGCTGCCGATTGTCTTTATCTCTGCATTGATCGGTATCCTGCAACACTGGCGTATCCTTCCGCTCATCGTACGCGGAATTGGTTATTTACTTAGTAAAGTAAATGGTATGGGGAAACTTGAATCTTACAACGCTGTAGCATCTGCTATTTTGGGTCAGTCAGAAGTGTTTATTTCCATTAAGAAACAGTTAGGATTATTACCTAAGCAACGTCTTTATACATTATGTGCATCAGCTATGTCTACAGTATCAATGTCGATTGTCGGTGCTTATATGCAAATGATTAAACCAGAGTACGTCGTAACGGCACTTGTGCTGAACTTATTTGGTGGATTTATTATTGCTTCTATCATAAACCCATATGAGGTTTCTAAAGAAGAGGATATGTTAGTGATTGTAGAAGAAGAAAGACAGTCCTTCTTTGAAATGCTTGGTGAATATATTATGGATGGATTCAAAGTAGCAATTGTTGTTGCAGCGATGCTCATTGGATTCGTAGCATTGATTGCCATGATTAATGGCATCTTCACAGCTGTCATTGGCATTTCATTCCAAGATTTACTTGGATATGTATTTGCACCATTTGCCTTCCTTGTAGGTGTGCCTTGGAACGAAGCGGTACAAGCAGGAAGTATTATGGCAACGAAAACGGTGTCTAACGAATTTGTTGCGATGCTTGCCCTATCTGGTGACGGTCTTCATTTTACAGCTCGCACAGAAGCAATCATTTCTGTATTTCTTGTGTCGTTTGCGAACTTTTCATCTATCGGTATTATTGCTGGAGCAGTCAAAGGCTTAAACGAAAAACAAGGGAATGTCGTGGCTCGCTTCGGATTAAAGTTGCTATTTGGTGCAACACTCGTCAGCTTCTTAACTGCAGGCGTTGTCGGCTTGATTTACTAA
- a CDS encoding putative quinol monooxygenase: MIIIHAGMTIHPEKENVFLEEINALIKASQAEEGNVSYKLFKDTEKENAFLMVEVWKDEAAVQSHNASAHFQGFVAKAKEFLAAPLDVVSFKGEQLS, from the coding sequence ATGATAATTATTCATGCAGGGATGACCATTCATCCAGAAAAAGAAAACGTATTTTTAGAAGAAATCAATGCGCTCATTAAAGCCTCACAAGCCGAAGAAGGCAACGTATCCTACAAACTGTTCAAGGATACGGAAAAAGAAAATGCCTTTTTAATGGTGGAAGTGTGGAAAGATGAAGCAGCGGTTCAGAGCCATAATGCAAGTGCACATTTCCAAGGCTTTGTGGCAAAAGCAAAAGAATTTTTAGCAGCCCCACTTGATGTCGTCTCATTCAAAGGAGAGCAGCTTTCATAA
- a CDS encoding pyrimidine-nucleoside phosphorylase, with amino-acid sequence MRMVDIIAKKRDGKELSSEEISFFVKGYTDGTIPDYQASALAMAIFFQDMTDQERADLTLAMANSGDTIDLSAIEGIKVDKHSTGGVGDTTTLVLAPLVAALDVPVAKMSGRGLGHTGGTVDKLEAVKGFHVEITKDEFIELVNRHKVAVIGQSGNLTPADKKLYALRDVTGTVNSIPLIASSIMSKKIAAGADAIVLDVKTGAGAFMKTPEDSEKLAKAMVRIGNNVGRQTMAVISDMSQPLGLAIGNALEVKEAIDTLRGEGPEDLNELVLTLGSQMVVLAKKADTLDEAREKLIEVMKNGKALEKFKEFLENQGGDSSIVDHPEKLPQAPYQIEVPAKESGVVAEIVADEIGVAAMILGAGRATKEDDIDLSVGIMLNKKVGDRVEKGESLVTLHANREDVANVMEKIYDNIRIADKAVAPTLIHTVITE; translated from the coding sequence ATGAGAATGGTAGATATCATTGCGAAAAAACGTGACGGTAAAGAACTATCTTCAGAGGAAATTTCTTTCTTTGTCAAAGGTTATACGGACGGAACAATTCCTGACTACCAAGCAAGTGCCTTGGCGATGGCGATTTTCTTCCAAGATATGACGGATCAAGAGCGTGCAGATTTAACACTGGCCATGGCGAACTCGGGTGATACCATTGACCTTTCTGCCATTGAGGGTATTAAAGTCGACAAGCACTCTACAGGTGGTGTAGGCGATACAACAACACTTGTTCTTGCTCCACTTGTGGCTGCTCTTGACGTTCCTGTTGCAAAAATGTCTGGACGTGGCCTTGGTCATACTGGTGGAACAGTGGACAAGCTTGAAGCGGTGAAAGGCTTCCACGTAGAAATTACCAAAGATGAGTTCATTGAGCTGGTCAATCGTCATAAAGTAGCGGTTATTGGACAATCAGGCAACTTAACGCCTGCTGACAAAAAGCTATATGCACTTCGCGATGTTACTGGCACTGTTAATTCCATTCCGCTAATTGCAAGCTCTATTATGAGTAAGAAAATTGCAGCAGGTGCAGATGCCATTGTACTTGATGTGAAAACAGGTGCAGGTGCATTTATGAAAACACCGGAAGATTCTGAAAAGCTTGCAAAAGCAATGGTTCGTATCGGAAATAACGTCGGCAGACAAACAATGGCTGTTATTTCTGACATGTCACAGCCGCTAGGTTTAGCGATTGGAAATGCATTAGAAGTGAAAGAAGCCATTGATACACTGCGCGGCGAAGGTCCGGAAGACTTAAACGAGCTTGTGCTTACTTTAGGAAGTCAAATGGTCGTTCTTGCAAAAAAAGCCGACACACTAGATGAAGCGAGAGAGAAGCTGATTGAAGTGATGAAGAACGGCAAAGCACTTGAGAAATTCAAAGAATTCCTAGAGAACCAAGGTGGAGACAGCTCAATTGTTGACCATCCTGAGAAATTACCTCAGGCACCATATCAAATTGAAGTTCCTGCAAAAGAATCTGGTGTTGTCGCTGAGATTGTTGCAGATGAGATCGGCGTTGCAGCGATGATTCTAGGAGCAGGTCGTGCAACAAAAGAGGACGATATCGACTTATCTGTCGGCATCATGTTGAACAAAAAAGTGGGAGATCGTGTAGAAAAAGGCGAATCGCTCGTGACACTACATGCGAATCGTGAAGACGTTGCAAATGTCATGGAGAAAATTTATGACAACATTCGCATCGCTGATAAAGCAGTTGCACCAACATTGATACACACAGTCATTACAGAATAA
- the deoC gene encoding deoxyribose-phosphate aldolase, whose product MTIAKLIDHTALKPDTSKAVIQQLLEEAKTYQFASVCVNPTWVSLAAKELAGTGVDVCTVIGFPLGANTTAVKAFETKDAIENGATEVDMVINIAALKDGDNELVENDIRAVVEAAKGKALVKVIIETCLLTDEEKVRASKLAVKAGADFVKTSTGFSTGGATVEDVALMRKTVGPEIGVKASGGVRTKEDVEAMTAAGATRIGASAGVSIIKGEQSAPSKDY is encoded by the coding sequence ATGACGATAGCAAAGCTCATTGATCATACGGCACTAAAACCAGATACATCTAAAGCTGTAATTCAGCAGTTACTTGAAGAAGCAAAGACTTATCAGTTTGCCTCCGTTTGTGTAAATCCAACGTGGGTTTCACTTGCAGCGAAAGAACTCGCTGGGACAGGCGTTGATGTATGTACAGTTATCGGTTTTCCACTAGGAGCAAATACAACAGCAGTCAAAGCATTTGAAACAAAAGATGCGATTGAAAATGGGGCTACAGAAGTTGATATGGTGATCAACATTGCGGCACTAAAAGATGGCGACAATGAACTTGTTGAAAATGATATTCGTGCAGTTGTAGAAGCTGCAAAGGGAAAAGCACTTGTGAAAGTCATTATTGAAACATGTTTACTAACAGACGAAGAGAAAGTAAGAGCATCTAAGCTCGCTGTGAAAGCCGGTGCCGATTTTGTCAAAACCTCGACTGGATTCAGTACAGGTGGTGCAACTGTTGAAGATGTCGCACTCATGCGTAAAACAGTAGGTCCTGAGATTGGAGTTAAAGCATCAGGTGGCGTCAGAACGAAAGAAGACGTAGAGGCAATGACAGCTGCAGGAGCTACCCGTATCGGAGCCAGTGCAGGCGTTTCTATTATCAAAGGGGAGCAATCAGCTCCTTCTAAAGACTATTAA